cggatactatctgacgctaagagaagtctaggacagagagagaggtgggtcagagaaaatcaacagtttctctctgacttatctcgacccatcagcatttggcccgtattttcacctcatatttaaattcagaagagcCAATTCTGGAGTCGTTGGTGGaatggcgcacaatactcctgccgaaaataggcaatcacttgtctgaacacactgtataagatatttacagctatcctaaatgatagaattgttcgggcaattgaacctgtgtggcaagaaatgtatgaacgcggctcaaagaaaggcgtagccggatgtcgggagaacctgctcgtcgatagatgtgtctgcaaagatgcagcatcctatcAGCGTGACcttcgatggcctggattgattactggaaagctttcgattcgacctcccatagacttaccaTCTGTCGCTTTgaaagttaaagattcatccgaAAATCgtaaggtgcatagagagattgatgtcgctttggcaAACCAGATTTTctatctcacctggaaaaaatcgtgcgactactaacaaggtcacctttcagagaggtgtctttcagagcgacaccatgagcccactcctcttttacctcacattattgacactatctctaccacttcgccattccgacaggtacttttgcggcaaacctgcagatcgaaagtacaagatcactcatgtattttacatagacgatcttaagatttatgctaaaaaagaagagtaactacatctagctccagggattgtctaacgatatactaaggaaataggaatgtaatttgggttagacaaatgcgccaaggtttatttgaagaaaagaaaacttaatggcacccCTGAAGACCCTGAGATCGTCGATAGAATcgttatacgacacctttgcgacataaataattgtgcaaagtttaaattatgaaaacttgataatcgttttttacattctcattcatgagactgtaatgtaatcgtccaaattttcgatctcttgtttttaacggatctttacgtttcggcactcacagaatccgaaaatcataaagttttatcggtgtctgtctgcaTGTATAGTTACCTGAATGTAGTAGCTACGCCAACTTTTAAACGATTGATCCAATCGAGTCTGTCTTTGATAAACttcttaagatttccaaaatgaaggttaagttcgttactatttttctaaaagattaggaagtttcatttaaatttgtcaatggatatcaaatatatttagaaactttgtcagttacatttttcgatttaacaaaaattcaaaaagttatagctttttcaaaatttgaataaaaatttttaagagttttagaaattttttcaaattttctagtacaccttaaaaagacttttaaattatattaatgacatttttgaattcgataaaaattcagaatgttatatacttttcaacattttgaaaattttcaaaaaaaaagaaaaaaaaattttttttgaattgatgAAGAAACATCAAtccaaatttttactagatataaaatatatatttttcgaaactattatcatgaaatttcttaaccCCTTCGTTGCCATTGACGCAAACTGTGTCAAGATTATCCCTGCTTTGTGCGGCATTGACGTAACatgcgtcaatcttcttttttcctatttaacttactccgattttgcattcaagCCTGACTCAgcggtttttggggtcgctaaatccaaatctgatgtcaaaattcgaaaattaaaaatggcggatccaatatgatgGACGAAAGTACAAAAAACGGCTCAATTCGGATCAATCTCGTTACTTATGGGGTTTTGAGGTCGCTATAtacgaatttgaagtcaaaatgcGAAAATTCAAAACACCAGATATTTTCTTCcgccatttaaaatgtttgaattttaacttcactttcggtttcagcgacctcaaaaacctgtAAGTACCAACATTTATCCAAATCAAGCCGTTTattgtattttcgtccaccattttggatttctgaattttgacttcatattcgcattcagcgatcccaaaaaccccaggatacaaattttcaggataacaaattttccttccaTTTTGGGCACTTTTGGTCGAATTCTCTCAGCCAACGAAAGTGTTAGTTCCCTCTTGCAGAATCATAACGGAAgacaaaaatgaaagttacagCTATTTTTTTAATCCGCACGTGAGCCCGACACCTTGTCACAATGGAGATCACATGCTATGTGTCACATCGCGCACACCGTGTGAGAGCTTAGTGGGGATTTACGTACGATCTGCTAGTCGTGCGGGCACTGTGTAGGTACTCCCGCAGACACATTGCGCTCTCACGCCGTGCGGCGTGCGTGCTGCATCATGTATTCTGGGTATTGATCATACTGATTTCTATGtacaagaatatattttaacCTGATAAATAACGTTGAAGTGTTGCTTTCCTCTTACAGAATCGTAGCAAAGGACAAAAATGAaggttacaacttttttttaaatccgcatGTTACTTTGACGCCTTGTCGTGATGATGGTCACACGCTATGTGGCACATCGCGCAAACCGTTTGTGGGCTCTCACGCCGTGCGGCTGGCGTGCTGCAACACGCATTGCTATCTGgggatatttgaaaaatgtagttaaagtgtacgcattaaacgtatgaAAACCAACGCGAAGTGCGAGAGCGTACACCCGCGCCCTTGGCGCGCTCATACTTGCCACGAGGCGCCGCGTGCAGCGTGGGAAATAAGAATGTGCCctcgcagcgggcatatttttcacattcaacttgTTCATTGCTGGCGTGGTAAACAAAGGCAACTGTTGCACATGCGTAGTGATTCACTCGACTCTCGCGCACCTCTCTTGGATCTCCTCTGAAGCTCTATCGCCCCTTCCGCATTCCCCTATAAGTTCCCCAAAAATATGCCCGAGTGCCGTACCCATGGCGGCGCGGCAGCCCTAGCTATCACGGCGGGTCGAATCAAAATCTCGTCGCAGTACCTGCTGCCACCAAGGGTAGCGTGCAGGGTTCTCACCAAGTGCACTAGTCGGGTGAACCTGTAACAGTGGCATGGTTTACGAAAGTGAACTACAAAGTGTCACGTTCTTTGAACTGATGCCTGTGAAAAGCTTTAGCGCGAATATAAAGATTGTCAAATTATGTTCACATATAACAATATATAATAGAGAGGCAGagaaagaacattatttttgctGCAATTGTATCAAACCAATTATTGTTGCAAACGACAATGTTAAAAACGATCTTAGAAATGGAGGAAGAAGATAGTAATTATGAGTTTGATAGtggcaaaaaagtttaaatatcatTTTGTCATAAAAGTACGAGTTCGATATGCAATAAGTGGTGTTCGGGGTCACGaattacgatttttttatattatttttgtttaatttcaagatggcgaatccaatatggccgCTAAATTGTGCaaacttcattttatttgataaaagtgCGAGTTGGGTATACAATAatgggttttcggggtcgctgctCACGACTTGttctactattttgtttcaagattACAAGATGGTCACTGAAAagtgtaaacattattttacgCGATAAAAGCACGATTTGGGTATGCAAAAAAAAGGGGTTTCGGAGTCGCTGATTTCGGATTGAAGATTTCATACATTTTGTAGTGCTACTAAAAATATCCAGAAAATATagcattgatttatttatttatgtgccGTTGGCATTAGCGTTCTCCAATGTTAACCGCGAAGAGGATGCGCGATGGGTCTTACACATCACACGGTCCTGAAAAGGGCCGGGTTATACAATTTTCAGTTCattatttgattcttttttcTTGTCTTCGTACATAGATCATTTTATTTCATCgttttactttgaaaatcttttcatgtACACATTTTTCCAACAATCAATGGTAAACCCATGATGCTTAGAAATTTCAGGTACAGAATGggcattttcaaatcttctatttaatttttttcttattttatcgtGGTGTTTCTTATTAAAGTAAAACGCattgatcttttaaaaatgtttttcactactaaaaaaaagttcagaTGTTAGTATAGAATCATTTGGCTTTGCAGCAAGACTTTCTTTTAGCAAgcttctcttttaaaaatttgcactAAGACCATTGTACGCAAAGCGGCCCTTTTCAGGGACAAGAGATGAGCAAGCACGCATGGCATAGGGACGCCGAGCATAGTTTCACGCACGACGTGCGTTCAGATCAGCGAGCAAAAAATATGCCAATGCTCTTACGaaatggatgcagaaagctgtcatccttggatcGCTTCATGTCCTCAAGATAGACGAGGGTTTCGCTGTCCTGTCGTTGTAATTTCATCGTGCCCTGTAATCATCATCTTAAGGTCGTGAGACGTGTTCATAagtgtgatttaccgcggttctgCCGGTagccggtgtcatttttagatgacagttGCTTACAAAAGGATCATGCGGTGgttatttaactctttttttaaatttatatatatatacgtatgtGCGTGTGCGCGCGCGCGTGTATGTGTGTacgaataaaaatacaattttacgtACGGTCCTTTATTAAACTTAATGTTCTCATAATATGGTTTATATATGCATACATTTAATAAATATACTTTCAGACTTGCTGTGGAGGCACTACTCGAGGAAGCAAAGATTGGCGCAAAACGGGCCGAAATATCGGGGCCAAGCGGTTGGGTTAAACCAAAGGAAAGtgttaataaaagatttttacatTCAACACTTCGCAACGTcgtactttcaaataaaaagcgtttaaaaaaaGACACTATATCAAAATCAACATCGCCAAACAATAGTGAACAGAATTcagaatcatataaaaaaattcaagatacgTGATGGCATATTTACTAGATTTCTAGATCGTAACTACTCCCAGAaacaatttgatatttaaattgttgacaaaaaGAAGATGCATATTCTATGAATAGCTATAAACATTAGGAAGTGTTGTTCAGTTTTATGAAATGCTGTTAAAATATCTTCTAATTcttttaaggttttaaatttttaagttcttcTGTGAATTCATAACTATAAAGTAAAATGTCTTTCAGTTGAGACGTATTATAACTATAGGGAACATAGTTTTATATCTAATAAGAGAGATATATGGAATAAAAGTACAATCGATATTTTTAACAACTATTGTATATTTCTTTACAGAACGAAGACGCATAAACTCCCatgtataaaattgtttataatagtaAACATGTTGCATTGATAGATTTCGTATGGCTTACTTATCTCACTTCTTAGgtccaaaaacatttttcaaaatacaagatATGCGGTTCAATTATTGTACCTACATGATTTAAAATCGATTTCCTCCTTTCTTTTCTCCGACAAAAGTcgacctaaaataataaaattatttctcaagtATTTACATACACTGCTGTATATCGttcaaatgtttacaaaataCGTAGACAAAATCTTCGGAATTCAAAATTCACTTGATTTACCTTAGTCCAATGTTTTAACGATTAAATACAATTGACAAAATTGATTCATCTCTAGTTAACTATAAAGTAAAATTTCATTAGCTACgacttagtttaaatttaaaaggaactGTTCATATATTCCTGCATTCAATCATTTTGCAGTCCATTTGACAGTAGACTTTTGAAATGAGATAATTTTAAGGACTCGCTAGAACCTACGAATTTCAcctacttaaattttaaataacaagcaATATGAAATGNNNNNNNNNNNNNNNNNNNNNNNNNNNNNNNNNNNNNNNNNNNNNNNNNNNNNNNNNNNNNNNNNNNNNNNNNNNNNNNNNNNNNNNNNNNNNNNNNNNNATGCccttactgtttacgtttcgatcacCCGAAACCAGTCACCGAATCAGTTCAGAGTAGAAGATGCTGTCAGTGACTTTAAAACATTGATTAGTAAAATCAGTAAGCTCAGTGTCAGTTGTGTGTGCACTTTCGCGGCACATTCACCGATTCGCGTGAAACTGGTATGAGGCAGGCATCCTGGAGCGCGTAGACTTTCTCGGTAACGAAttaccctttcattgttatgagtaACCCTCGTAACACCTgaggaagaatgcccacccatcactaccgaggaggtgaaaaatgtattaagaggtatgaagaactattccgctccgggaccatatgatatcaagaccttctggtggagcaagtttccttcaacccatcagcatctgGCACCGTTTCAGACACCTCACCTGGTCGATTCTGTGATACCGGGCGagctctcagagtacgcagccttgtTCTTGCACTTCTtcatgcttcctgaccattttaagaagaggtttccttccatttgcgactatatatattaacaaatttgatgTATTTGCCGAAAGCTTGGCACAAAGAAGTTTTTAGGTCTGATTTCTAATTTAAcgtcaaaagttataatttcaaaatggctgatccaatatggcggccaaaatcgcaacatttttatatatttgtctGAATGGGGGTTTGAGGgagttttttggggtcgctgatttcgaatttgacgacaaaaattataaattcaaaatagccTATCCAATATGGCACtcatattatcaacaaaattttcaaatttgtaagaaactCTGTAGAAGGGGATTTCTAGGGTTGCTGCTTTCGAGTATAATATCAAAGTAGTAAAATTGACAATACCGGATCTAATAGGGCGGTTCTAACGAAGAaactttttcggaattttatgaAACTATACAAGAAGTTTTAAAACGTCGCTGAATACTAAATATGTTGAGGGAATATTCTCGAGAATCTGTCGTTTCGtgaatttatcaattattaattgtttgtcAGGAGAAAACATGATTTTGTGTTAAAACAAAAGCTTCGTCCTCTTGTCTGTTTTTTTAACCATGTCAATACACTTTTTACACAAACAGAATTGTTTGGTTGCAAGATTAGGTGAAGGTAGTCGCATAAGtataatttttgcttcaaaaggATTTCtgttgcgaaaaataaaaatcctcttattcttaaatttagaagGACATTCCATCCACGCCAAGAAACATTCTCTTGTCATAAGTTATttcctttgtcaaaaaatgacaGAATTAtgcatttgtatttgtttatgtTAATCATAAACTTTCTTGATGAATAATGCCAAGTGTAGTCAAACTTGGATTTCATGTCAATTTTGGGACTAGGTGTGACATTAAATGAAGAGTAtcggaactattttgtctctctcctgttttttctctttcttgtttctctctgTATTTTGTGACGCTTGAGTGGGTACCGCACATCCACCCGCAGCTCCTCTCACTCATCCCCATCGCGCGGTGTCAATTCCCGGAAATCTGAAATGGAGGATCATGGAATCCAGGTTTGGCTGTATTACAATTGTATTGGGCTTGtcgatttaaaatactttcatcaaaaacaaaacatttttttttgtcgaaaaatgttcagactattaaatttcttataaatttatacataatattggcaataaatattctattataatcattgaaaatcagttgaaaaaaaaaattgatgatgcAAAGTTTGTTTCTTGTATTATCACAAATTAAGTATGCTCAACTAATGTCGCTCAAATCTAGACAGGATTGGTTAGCAGTTTAGTATGCTGTTTCCGCATCTAACGTGGCAAGCTTACATAGTTTTTTGAATATggttttcaatacttttttcaatgtttttctctaaaataagatattccatttttttaatatacagtttttagaatttaatgCAGTACTTAAGGAATATATCATCTAAAATTTATATAACTATCCCATTATTATTGCAAGTCAGTAACGTAAGGGGGCCATCTATATATTACGTGGACAgcgtgtgtgggggggggggggNNNNNNNNNNNNNNNNNNNNNNNNNNNNNNNNNNNNNNNNNNNNNNNNNNNNNNNNNNNNNNNNNNNNNNNNNNNNNNNNNNNNNNNNNNNNNNNNNNNNATatagttttcaattgattacttATAATTCAGATTAAGGGAGTAGGTGAAAAGATTCACCTTTGTATCCACTTTAACATTGCCATTATTACTGCagatattaatgaattttcatgaatccTTTTTTGTCACTTCCTTCCAATcagatgaataaaatatttctggttataaaattgaattaagcaATGCTTTCAAATTTCAGTTTTCGTACACGGCGTGAATCTTATAACAATGGAAGGCTCGTTCATTCCGCATGATTCGAAACGCTATGGTGTATCTGGCTATTCTTTCGTATGAAATTGAACATTTCTATTATTACTGCCAATATTAACCGTCTtcgatgaatatttttttcactttcttcaaattatgtaaataaactaattttgctAATTACAATTTAGGCAAGCCATGCTTTCATAATTTCAGCTTTTGTAACTTGCCTGAATCTCATAACAATGCAAGGGCCATTCGTTacgactgtttttttatttttgattattaaaaaaatgacagaatttttttttcgaaaaaaccggTTCTGAGCAACCCAGCAGAATAATATTGAGATGAAGTGCgcagaaaaataactatttaaaattgtggCCAGAATTTTACTTCCCATTTTATGACTAATAAATCCTCTTAAGGcattatatttcttatttctgAACCCAATAATTATAATCGAGctgaaaaaatggtaattttttaattgttcttcttTATGTAAAATTATCGAGATACCTCGAAAATTCCCCTAttgatttttataagatttttttttagaaaaaaacgtcCAAATCAGTTAAGAATTGTAAGCTATAAATatagattaataattttcaaatgaaaaccgTAACAGTTTAGccaatttaaattacaaatacaaATTTCTCGATTGCAGTATGATTGTGAAGAGACGTTTCCGagataagtaaaattttaattgtaaattgaataAGAAATCATACCGTCGCCGGTGAACTGCATTTGCtcgaaatatggaaaaatattagaTCTTCTCCAGCGATTATGTAAGAAACTCCGTAACCGTCGTCAGCTACAGGTCCAAATCCACCACCTGCGGAAATGCAGTTTGGATACCTTTTGAGATCGATTCTCGACGTTTGACCGTGAGGAGTCTGAGACGTAGACAATTTCCAAGGCTCACTCAATACCTCCTAATAATTAACagaaattgcaaatttaatatgTCTGAACCTGACCCTATTGAATTATTtccgataaaattgtataattaattcaTCTAGTTACactacttaaaaaatgaaaattaccttCAAAAAAGGAGAGTCAACTTCTAAGTATTTTGATACTACATACAGGCAGAAGAGATGCCTGTCTATTCCCTTTCCACACATCGCATCCTGATAACCCTTCTGATGTTGTTTTGCTGCTTCCAGTAATAACCTGTGTCGTTCATCTATCGTCGACGATACATCTTCCATGGCTCTGACCCACGCTGCGGATTCCACAGTGCAAGGTCGCACAGTCTCGGTTCTACCTTCCCTGAATAGCCTAGTCATGGAAGCTTCGTATGTAAGACTGAATTGTCCAGCATCTCGAAAGTAGGCTAGCTGTAGTGCCATTTGGATATAAGCGTCCGGTGACATGGAACAATTCTTCATGAAACCCTTTCCATAGAGATCATGAACGTAGATACGCAACTCCACGTCCTCTAACAACTTTTGCGCTTCCTGCAACGCAAAATGGCGGATTACTTACTTTTTAGCAGGGGACATATATACTGAAAAAATAACAAACTACGCAACTTCCTTCTGgggtaaaatgaaattattgttcacttttgtCAACTcatgagaaaaaatggattttcaattaattaaatatttaagacttAACAAAAGCTATGGTTGGTGATTGCGTATGGCTCAAGATTTGAAAGTAGTTTATTGCGAGGTAAAGTTTTATATATATACAGGATGTTTCTTTTATCTTGCGGCATCGAAATATCTCGAGAAATACGCATCTAACGAAACAAATGCCTgtaatgaaaactttttattttcaaggggGAAAGGTGTCCCGCAAAAATTTACCACACCCCCTGGGAGTGGgattaactttaaaattgcaaattggaacctgtattttttattgcagactcagattcttcataaaaaaatacgtcttatttcaaaaatttgttctcGATTCGCGCCAGATGATGCTGCATCGACGAACAATGAAGTTGTTGACTGTTCAAGGAATacttttccaaatgaaaaataggAACGGTCGTTTTGTTTGGGTTGGTTAGTACAAGTTGGTTTGTTAAAGTTCCTTTTGTTGCTAACGTTCGTCTGGATCGGATTTGGTATCTTAGTTA
The sequence above is drawn from the Belonocnema kinseyi isolate 2016_QV_RU_SX_M_011 chromosome 7, B_treatae_v1, whole genome shotgun sequence genome and encodes:
- the LOC117177412 gene encoding uncharacterized protein LOC117177412, with amino-acid sequence MDEATLNRLAVEALLEEAKIGAKRAEISGPSGWVKPKESVNKRFLHSTLRNVVLSNKKRLKKDTISKSTSPNNSEQNSESYKKIQDT